The genomic region TACACCCCGAGCAGCTGGTCACTACATGCCATACAGATGGATCATTACATGTCTCTCTCCTACTCTTTTACCCAGTTTTCCCATCTCTGTCCAAATAATGGCAAAAACATCAAAGCTTTAACAGCATATTTCCCACCAATTATTGTAAGCATTGAAAACTCCCCTATTTCACAGGATTAATGATGCTTTAAAAGAAAACGCTGAATTGTGTTACCTCTCCTTGATCTTGCGCAACTTCTCTTGATCCCTACTGGAAACAGGCTTCTCCTTCTGGCTGTCCAGCAGGTTCTCAACACCGCTCAGTGGACTCATGGAAGCTGGGGTGAAGAGTGAGTTTCTGCGGCGTGATGGAAAGAGGGAGCCATCTTCAAGTTCAGGCAATGTTTCGTCCTCGGGTCTCCAGGGTTGACGTGCTCCAAAGGCGTCTACGCCAACTGCTCcttcctcatcttcatcctcctcgtcttcgccgtcgtcttcctcctcgtcttcctgcGGCGCTTTGTGCTCCACGTTGTCCCACCTCCTCGGGATATGCTGTGGACAGCTGGAGTCTTCTTCCACACCCGAGGCTGAGCGTGCGCTCTGATCCCGTGTGTGTCTTCTGAGGCGAGAGAGTAGCGGAGGGCAGCGTCCACGGAGTGAGGAGGAAAGCCAGGAGGAGccactgctgttactgctgctgctgctgctggtggtggtggtggtggtggtggtactCCTGCCAACACCAGGCTCTCTCCATGATGGCAGTCTGGACGCTCTGCGATACTCGGTGTTGTTTTCCTGAATGGTCGTGAGGTCGGCTCTACGGTTCCTGAGGATACTCAAGGTCGTCTCTGACCCTCCAGCATTCGAGTCCACACTggtcctcctccctccttcatctCCATCCAAAGACTCTCCTCCGGTAGACGGACAGTCATCGTCGACAGAGCGAACACTGGACGATCCACTTGAAGAGTCTTGGCTGGAGCGCCGAGAAAACAAACGCGACAGTAGGCGCCGCGTGGAGCGACGGCCCTCGGACTCTGCACCTTCAGGGGCCGGCCTTGGAGGGAGTGTGGCCTCTGGTCTGGCCTGGGAGGTGTACCATGAAGGGTGGGAGGAGTATGAGGAAGGTCCACCTGAGGAGGATACAGggattttcttttgttcctGAGATGAGTGCAGGGTGGAGGAGGTGTTCAGACGGGCTGTGGCTCTGCTGCTCAAGTCACGTGCGAGAGTAGAGCGATGggcggaggaggcggaggaTGAGAGGTGGTGATTGAAGGACCTCTCTCTCACAGTGggggagaaagaagaggaagagtagGAAGTCTCTTTAGGCCGAGCTCCCTGTGCATATGTGGAAGTCACCCGGTCTGTCTGATctgaaaggagagaagaaatCATAAAGCCTCATTTACAATTTGCTGCTTAAACAGTGTCTTTTAAGTGTCTTGAGACATTTTCAGTTTAAACTCCAGGGaaagttttcagtcaaacattATAGCTATTATCCTTATCTATGTTAGCtcgtttattagtgtttcaaTGGTTCCAGTGTTGATGATGGATTTGATGCAGTTGTTGATATAAGAGGCATGAGATTCAGATGGTATGATAACCTTATCCCCATTACAGCTGTGAAACGTCACCTCCTACAGCCATCATACCACGAAGAACACAGCTGACTGACTGCTTACACCAATCTGAAGGTAAATGTCTGCATTTGTATAGACTTGTCCTCGTCTTGACGATTACTGACCGTTGAATTATTGTAGCAGTatcataaaagaaagaaaatagatgCATTGAATGAATGCGAGTGTTGGTGAATGGGAAAAGtctttgattcattcatttctgcCTCTCCGTGTCGTTTGTTTAAATGCTCACAGTGatgacacacacatctgtacggTCAGACTTGTTAAAAGTGCCTCAGCTGGTGATCAAAAGATGATATTAACAAGCATGACAACCTGCGGTTAGAAGTCTCACACCTGCTGAAAGGCGTGAATAAATGCACCTgcacacagaggaaaatgtacatatattaCTAGTAAAACAGCACCCGTATCGCTCCATTGCATTTCTTCTCCAAATAACGTCAGAGTCTGcactgaaaagacaaaagagacAGACATCTCTTGCATTTGTCGTCACTGCACACATTTGAGTCTTCTTTTAATTAAGAACTCTGTAGTGGTTGCCACAGTAACCCGCACACAGATCAAAGGACGGTGACGTGTGTCATTTCTCCACGTGAGGCAGGGCGAAAGTGGCTCGCTTAGCTCTACCTCTGTCACGTTTCTACAAATAGCTCTCAtatttctcatccaaacactGCTGACGTTGGCACTGCACACAAAAATGATCTCAACTCAATGTGATTTCCATCAATTTCTAATCCAAACACCAAAATCAGCACTGAACTGAAGTTTAACAGTTGTGTGgttaacacacagacagacattccttGAATTAATATACAGATATAGCACATCATTAGACTGTGGGAGTTTATTTTGgcaggctctttttttttttacattgctgaaaacatgtttgagaAGTCCCTGCTCACTGCAACACAATGAGTGACGTACTCTGCAGTTCCCCCATCTCACCCTTCAAACAGCAGGTGTGTAACACACCGACAATTCACGAGAAcctcacttcaaaaaaacctcaACAGTCCCTTTGAGGAACAGATTTTTAAAGTTCTTTGTACTGAGAGGTCAAGTGTCGATTGAACTACTCAAGAAAGCAACAGTGTGATGTTTCGGTCCGACAACTGAGGATGAAACGTCTACATGGAGATGGTGACAACATTGCTGTGTAGTCTGCATCTGAGGtaacagcataaaaaaaaaatatacatacacagtGACGAAGCCACTCCAGCAGTCCCAATTCTTCTTTCTCCCAGACTTAACAGTCTGGGCTCATACtttgtctcctgctctctcctggaCGACAGTGGctttgaagaggaggaggaagatgatgacCGGGAGAGTAAACAGCTTGAGCTCCATGATGAATCAAATGGGTCATTTTGTTTATCGACTAAAcctgttgggggaaaaaaaggaaatgttttgaGATTTGCAGGATGAATTATCCGAAATCAGACTGAAATTGATGGGAATATGTACCTCTACCACTGCTCAGCCCATGACTGGAGTAAGTGGAACCTGTAGCCGAGGTGTTGGACGTTTTTGAGTACAGTCCTCTGTTGCTGTACGACAGTTTGGCCCTTTTTGAATCACCATCATCACTGGTGTTCAACAGACTGGAGCTCAATCCCAACCTCCCATCGGATTCACTCTGGAAAATTAAAGcagacatcagtgacatcaagTAATATACCCAAGACCAAGCAGACAGCATTTTTCCGGccacaaataaatgacacagGACAGCTTCAGTACCAGTTTACTCCTGCTGCTAAGAGCGGAATCATTCCAGGAGCGATCATAAGATCTGCTGGAGGACGCCAGAGACGTGGGTAACTTCCAGCTCGCGGAGCgactgctggagctgctgtaaTCTCTGGTGGAACTCAGGAGACGAGAATTCTACAAACAGGAGAGAACGTGAAACATCTATATTTACCTACTGAGCAAATACACTACATACAAAATTAGGGgcagtaaaataaaatcagaggtCAGGGGAGAAAGTTTCCTCAAACTGTAGTTGTGTAAGTGGTTAAGAGTCTGGTacataaatgtcaaatgtgaaaaatgGCAATCTCCGTTTCCTAAGATCCTCAAGTGTTTGCCAACAGATCAAAGATATTCACTTTACTGTCATAGAAgagtaaatattcacataagACAATCACAGAACtactttttatgtcattaataatcaattactttAGCCTTTAATTCCAGAACtgataaaatgtcattaaaaatgtttttatgtcacTAAGTTTTCAAGTGACAAATGTGTCCCTGAACTTGTGGCATTTTGAGAGGATAGCTTATATCAACTAATCTCAGTATATAACcactcaataaataaataaataaataaataaataaatattcatggAAGGTGAGCGGTTTGTTTGCACATAACTTGGAGCGTTCTGGAAAGAACGGGAACGACCCACCAGGGCCGGGGCCAACAGTAACACTATCTCTTGAGACGGGCCCTTCACGAGCAGCAGGACTGAAATACACATAACGTGTGCCAAAGAATGTAGGCTGCCCTAAAAAAAGACCTTCAAAGTGTCTGCTCTTGCACAACTGATACATGTAGTTAGCTACTGTACTGCGGTCCTACGGGAAACTCTTACTTAAGCCTCATGTGGAATATAACCATAGCTACAGTGGGATGACACAGACTGTAGTTGCAGTTGCTGTACCtgacactttaaaacaacatctGCGCACCTTTTCCCCCGATGTGGCCTTTGCATGTTTGGGCCAAGTTACACAACCGGTAACTTACCCAGCAGCACAGAGACTCTTCCTTGTTTTAGCTTGGTTTATCTTGCTTCTActaaatgtactgtattgttgtttgtctgtaagtaaatattgttttatgtgtgttcaAAACAGGTCCCTCTTGCGAATGAGGTTGACACAATGAGGTtacctgtataaataaagactCGATAAAAGAAAATAGGTGTTCATGTACAATGACAGGGAGGAACAAAGCTAATTCTCAATTTGACTCATACAGTAAAACAAGGGAGTGGTAAATCAGAAAAGTAGGTACATtgggtgtgtgttttgttctgaGGGTTTACCTGCTGGTCCAGGTCTGTTTTGTAAGATGATGAAACCCTGGGCAAGCGGTCACTACTCAGCACCGTCTCCCGACTGTACAACCTACTGGAGCCCAGCGATGAGGAGGGAGTGGATGTGTAGGACGAGCGCGTGCTGGACAGACAAAAAGGAAGCCGGCGAGAGCTGGAGTCCATCATGGATCGCCTTGAACCTTGTGAGTTGAAAtcacaaaaatattattaaagaaCAAATTTGAACTGCAGCCTAATGCAAGTGCATGGTCTCGGTGTGGCAACAGGATGCTCACTTGGTTACTAATGTGGCTGTTATGCCACACCCAATGAGTCTTACAGCAGAGACTTAAAAATAAGCAGACTACAACCTCACAATCTGTCAAGTGACAGGAGGCTTGCTGCCCTGGGGTGCTAATAATTTCATGAGACAGCACACGCACACGTGACAGTGTGTCTGTAAACACCAAGTTCCTCCTTCTTAGACTTGGTATCAAAGAAACAGTGCCTATCTTTGGGACTATGAACTCCGTCACATGAACATGACACTACTGAGGAGCCAAACGGCAGCACCAAGTTCACAGTGTCTCTTCAGTTATAAGACACtgagattatttattattaatctgCATTGGTAAATCTGCAGAGGGCGgcagtttttccactttttctatttttttaaagttgaagTTACTTCGGTTGCCACCTAACAAATCAGCTGATATACCAGAGAGGACGTGAGAGGGAGTTATGACACTCTtatccacagacacacagctacAGCACCTGTGGTCAAAGATAGCCCAGCAAAGCCAGCAGCCTGTCAGACTGAAATGAGCAGCAGTAAATAAGGCCAGATAAAGAAATGTTAACCACAGCAGagcaatttaacattttaaaacaaatcaactACAAAATAATGCAAGGCATGGAAGgaattcatcaaaaaaaaaaaaaagtgatggaaCAAAAGTCTTCAGGAGGACAACAAAGTAAAAGAAACTCTTTATACGAATTATACTGGCTTACACTAAAAGCATCTAATATCAGCTACTGCAGTGTTCAAACAGCCTTCATAATGACCATAATGTTAGGAATCAACAATCCTAGGAAATGGAAGATTGCATGTATAGCAGAGCTGTTTAAAGACAGAGCTCAGTTTAAATTACCTGGCAACCCTAGCCCACATGACCTGACCTGGAAATAACTACTCACAGTTTGCAGCCTCTGATTTGACACTTAAGGGGAATGTTGTGGAAACTTGGCTTACAGCGCTGAGCCACAGATTCTCCATTTTCCACATGTCATTGTGAAAATGTATTAAGATACGGCACAAATTAAATATGCAATGctgttatttttcaaataacAACACTCAAAATATACATCCTGAACAAACAAgtacagttttgtcattttgaaaacatttttagtcAGTTTATCTGCTCCAGATGCAACAAATATTATCAAATAATCTTCTACATGACTGCTAATATGACAACCATCTCACGCCACCCTTttgattttttaaatcttaatgtACAGCATTGAATTTCCATTTTCTCTACTACATACTATTGTAAAAGATTGTAAGAAATGCTAGTTAAAAACCTTGGCAGAGTTGGAAGCTCAATAAACTTTAACACTGTTATTTCTTTTCCTTGTTTTA from Solea solea chromosome 5, fSolSol10.1, whole genome shotgun sequence harbors:
- the marchf7 gene encoding E3 ubiquitin-protein ligase MARCH7, coding for MMDSSSRRLPFCLSSTRSSYTSTPSSSLGSSRLYSRETVLSSDRLPRVSSSYKTDLDQQNSRLLSSTRDYSSSSSRSASWKLPTSLASSSRSYDRSWNDSALSSRSKLSESDGRLGLSSSLLNTSDDGDSKRAKLSYSNRGLYSKTSNTSATGSTYSSHGLSSGRGLVDKQNDPFDSSWSSSCLLSRSSSSSSSSKPLSSRREQETKYEPRLLSLGERRIGTAGVASSLYQTDRVTSTYAQGARPKETSYSSSSFSPTVRERSFNHHLSSSASSAHRSTLARDLSSRATARLNTSSTLHSSQEQKKIPVSSSGGPSSYSSHPSWYTSQARPEATLPPRPAPEGAESEGRRSTRRLLSRLFSRRSSQDSSSGSSSVRSVDDDCPSTGGESLDGDEGGRRTSVDSNAGGSETTLSILRNRRADLTTIQENNTEYRRASRLPSWREPGVGRSTTTTTTTTSSSSSSNSSGSSWLSSSLRGRCPPLLSRLRRHTRDQSARSASGVEEDSSCPQHIPRRWDNVEHKAPQEDEEEDDGEDEEDEDEEGAVGVDAFGARQPWRPEDETLPELEDGSLFPSRRRNSLFTPASMSPLSGVENLLDSQKEKPVSSRDQEKLRKIKERLLLEDSDEEEGDLCRICQMREEAASNPLIQPCRCTGSLQYVHQECIKRWLCSKIGSGSNMEAITTCELCKEKLRLNIDNFDIQELHRTHVQSEYDEFISSGLYLVVLLHFCEERFSDVLGAVDTAGVFNLVRVLQEHMDNLLSASEESDGEVRDSRPSIEFSDLDDDLEDY